The following proteins are co-located in the Cardiocondyla obscurior isolate alpha-2009 linkage group LG12, Cobs3.1, whole genome shotgun sequence genome:
- the Tango2 gene encoding transport and Golgi organization protein 2, with amino-acid sequence MCILFVYRNPSADATSYRLIIVSNRDEVYKRPASSAHYWEQYPECLGGTDMEPGREGGTWLALSLKGKAAVILNINGEVVTDASKKGRGFLISNFITSNDSIESYLNDLHKENINEKPYNPYCLVLFNLNNTDMHYLSSTKSTGPKKICTSDIIGIGNGGLEHPYKKVETGKEEFKCIIQDADTSKQEDLIEKLIYFLKSKKKCLPDDELQRRCPMAYKNLSSIFISGKDYGTRTHSILLIDGANNVTFVEETLMPDFTWKRQQFENKLICNMY; translated from the exons ATGTGCATCTTATTTGTTTATCGTAATCCAAGTGCTGATGCTACATCTTATCGATTGATAATTGTATCAAATAGAGATGAAGTGTATAAGCGTCCTGCATCCTCCGCTCACTATTGGGAGCAATATCCTGAATGTTTGGGag GTACAGATATGGAACCTGGAAGAGAAGGTGGAACCTGGTTAGCTTTATCACTGAAAGGAAAAGCTgctgttattttaaatattaatggaGAAGTTGTAACAGATGCATCAAAAAAGGGCCGTGGATtcttaataagtaattttattacttccAATGATTCAATAGAATCATACTTGAATGATTtgcataaagaaaatattaatgaaaaaccATATAATCCTTATTGTTTGGTTCTCTTCAATTTAAA CAATACCGATATGCATTATTTAAGCAGTACAAAATCTACTGGtcctaaaaaaatttgtactaGTGATATTATAGGTATTGGTAATGGTGGATTAGAGCACCCTTATAAAAAAGTTGAAAcaggaaaagaagaatttaaatgtattatacaaGATGCAGATACATCTAAGCAAGaagatttaattgaaaaacttatttatttcttaaaatcaaagaaaaa ATGCCTACCAGATGACGAATTACAAAGAAGATGTCCGATGGCATATAAAAATCTtagttctatttttatttcgggaAAAGATTATGGCACAAGGACACattctatattattaattgatggTGCAAACAATGTAACGTTTGTTGAAGAAACTCTTATGCCTGATTTTACGTGGAAACGACaacaatttgaaaataaattaatatgtaacatGTATTAA